GGTATTATCGAGAGCTCGCTGCAGAGGGTGTTCTCGCCCAACAGCCAACAGCAGTGTGGGCGCTCGAGGGCACTGGAAGCGAACAGACGTTAGCGCAGATCAGCGCGACCGGTACGGAGGTGAAACGTTTTACGAAGCCCTATACCGTAGATGGGTTATTTGAACTCATTGAAGAGGTTGGGATTGCGCTCGAACGAACGGATGCTGCACAGTCTCTAATTCAACATATTCGGGCAGGAATGCCATCAAAACCGGAGGCGGCGATAGGAAGTGCTTTGTTCTTGTTACAGGCATCTGAACGAGGAATTGTGGTGGCGGGAGAAGAAACTGTGCCGAATTTGCTGTTCGCTCATGCGGGCGTGTCTAATCTTGCTGAACACCAAGGCTTTAAACCATTAACCATGGAATTTCTTGCGCTCAATCAACCTGATTTTCTTGTTGCGCCAGCACATGTAGTGAATGCGGCAGGGGGGCGAACTCAGTTCTGTGAACAATCAGTATTACGATTTGTGGCTGCGGCTCGTGAATGTCGGTTACTAGTGCTGGACTCCCTGCTTGCACTCGGTATGACACCACGTTTGTCGCATGCCATTTCGGAGATTTCGGAGTTTGCAAATGCACGCAAAGGCCGCATTTTATAATCGCATAGTTTTTATAGCATTCATCGCAGTCGCTATTAGTGCAGGGCTCGCAATAAGCTCAGGCCCCGTATTAACTGATTGGCGACTGATGTTTGCCGGTTGGGCACCCGGAGAATGGGCGGGAATTAATGAAGTACACCTGCAAGTAGCCTATGAAATTCGATTACCACGATTGCTTCTGGGACTTGCTGTAGGTTGTGTCTTGGCACAAGCAGGCACTGCAACACAAACTTTATGTAGGAACCCACTTGCAGATCCGAGTTTGATTGGAATATCTGCTGGCGCAGCGACCTTTGCGCTTATCGTCATTGCGTTAGGCACGCAAATTGGGCTTGAAGGGGATCTGTGGATAACCGGGGCCGCATTTATTGGTGCTCTAATCGCCACTGTTTTGGTATATAAATTATCGGATGGGCCTCAAGGGCTGAACATCGCGACAGTACTACTCGCAGGAATCGCGATTAATGCGATGGCGGCGGCCGTCATTGGCGTGCTGAGTTATTTTGCAAGTGACGATGCGCTGCGGTTAATGACATTCTGGCAAATGGGATCTTTGGCGGGTGTAACTTGGGATCGCCTACCGTTTGGTTTTATGTGTATGGGATTGAGTTCGTTCATGCTCTGGTATAGACGCAAAGCTATTAATACATTGCTACTGGGAGAGCAGCAGGCGAGCTATCTTGGCGTTGATACCACCCGACTGAAGCGAGAAATTATTATTTGGGTGGCGCTGGGTGTGGGAGGTGCTGTCGCATTAACTGGCATGATTGGTTTTATCGGCTTAGTGATTCCCCATATCGCGAGAATGCTCGTGGGAGCACCAATTTCGCGTTTAATGCCATTAGCGATGCTATTGGGGGCCGGTGTTCTAGTGGTCGCCGATTGGGTCGCGCGCTGGGTGGTTGCTCCGGCAGAAATGCCGATAGGAATTATTACTGCATTACTTGGTGCCCCATTTTTCATTTATCTCTTGCTCCAACAAAAGCGGAGGCTACATGCGTGACGATTTTTTAAAGGTATCGAACCTTGTGGTACGGCGAGGGCAACGCGTAATTGTGAAAGAATGCAATTTTGAATTCACACATGGGCAATTCGTTGCCGTGATTGGTGAGAATGGTGCAGGCAAGTCCACTTTATTAAAAGCATTGGCAGGCGATCTCAGTTATCAAGGGAAGATTCAGTTTGCCGGCGACGAACTCACTCAATGGAGCTCGCTTGATTTGGCTTCGAGGCGCGCAGTAATGGAGCAACATGCATTTGCACCGCCCGGTTTGAGTGTTCTGGAGCTGGTTGCCATGGGGCGCTATTGGTGCATGGAGCCAGAACACCAAAGTGTGAGCACGGCATATAAATGGCTAGAGAAACTACAACTCGAGCACTATACCCACAACGAGCTTAATGAGCTGTCAGGTGGTGAGCAGCAAAGGGCGCATTTAGCGCGTTGTATGGCGCAATTAGATCATGAAGCTTTTGGCACACAGGTGAATGGCATGCTGCTCCTTGATGAGCCGACTGCAGCGCTTGATATTTATTATCAGCATTTGTGTTTGCAACAAGCCAAACAGTTTGCACAACAAAGGAACCTCGTGATCGCTATTATGCATGACCTTAATTTAGCTTCACTCTATGCAGATCAGATCCTGTTATTGCATCAAGGTGAGCGATGCGCATGTGGCATACCCTCAGACGTATTAGAAGCAGAGCGGCTCTCGGATCTATATCGACAGCCAATGCATGTGGTACAGCACCCGAAGTTGAATGTTCCAATGATATTTTCTGAACCTCAATTCTCCCTGAATGCAGGGAACTCGTGTTAGGAGAAAAAAATGAAAGAGCGAATAAAAGCAGCGCGAGAAGCACGTTTGTTAGCGTATAAAAATACGACAGCTGTTCTCTCAACAATATCGCAAAAACTACAAGGCATGCCATTTGGCTCTGTGTCTCCGGTTCTGCTTACCGATGAGGGTCATGTGGTGTTCTACGTGTCAGACATTGCTCAACATGCGAAGAACTTAGACATGGATTCACGGCTAAGTATCACGTTTTTTAATCCTGCGGCTGAGGGTGACCAAAACGAACAGGGCCGATTGACTCTGAGTGGTCATGCACAGCGTATGAGTACAGAGAGTGCACAAGCAATTTCAGCTCGCTATTTTCGAGTATTTCCTGACGCAAAAGGATATGAGCAGGCGCACGATTTTCATTTCTGGAAACTACAGGTAGAAGCCATTCGATTTATTGGCGGCTTCGGCGAAATATTCTGGCTCACACCCAAAGAGTGGCTGAGAGAACGCCCGCAATGGAGTTTTGAAGATGAAACCAGAATGGTGGAACATATGAATGAAGATCATGCGGACGCGAACTATCTCATACTCAAACACTACGCATTTAGCGCAGTGAGCCCCACACTTGCAGAAACGGAGGACGTAGAGATGGTTGCCATTTATCCCGATGGTTGTTATTTCGCAGCACAGCGAAAATTACATTTCATTTCGTTCTTAGATGGACTTGATATAGCGCCATGTGACACTGCGCAAGAAGTACGCAAAGTGCTTGTTCAGTTGACACATTCTGCAAGAGCAGCATAGCTGAGCTCGTCACACTCCTTCTCGGTTTGGGCACTAAGCTTGTGGGGAAGGAGTTCTCTATGCGTTCATATCTAAACTTCCGGCATTCATGTAAAACCTTCCTGAGCTCGTCAAATCCCAGTATTTATCGCGCAAGTCTATGCGCATACTAGCCTCATGAACTTACTTTTCTGTTTATAAAACGAGGCAAAACATGAACAACAACTTCGAACTTAAAGTCTTAAGAGTGGGTGTATTAGCAAGCCTGGCGCTTTCTGCAGGACTCATGATTCAACAATTCAATACGCCAGAAGCTACGCATTTTGAAACCTTGTCGGTAGAACGGTTAAACGTGGTGGAAGCCGACGGTACGGTGAAATTATTAATCACCAATACGGAGCGATTCCCAGTAACTGAAGAAGTGAACGGCCGCGTTTTGAATGAAGATCGCAATACGATGGCGACCAAGTAATGCAGTTACTCACCACGGCATGGGAAAAGTTTAAAGCCCTTGCAAAGTCGCCCGAGAATTCACTAGCGCAACTTGAGAAACTATTACAAGCGGCCACAAAATCCGCGCCATTATTTACCGGTTTCTTCCTTGCAAGCAGCAGAAAGTGAGCTAAATTCAGAAGAATTTTTTCGGATCAATCGTAGCGAACTTGTGCGTGGTAGCGCCGTAGAGAAACTAGAGCGTTTCACTAAGAATACACTCGCTGTTTACCTAAAAAACGGTGTTCAACTCAAAACCAGTGAAAGCCGCACTGCCGAATTTGGGCGTTGGCTGGGTATTAGTTAACAGAGTGAGGATACAGAAATGACCAAGCAGAGTTTTTGTTTAATAATCGCGTTGAGTGGACTCATTTTTGCTAGTTCAGGCATACAGGCAATGCAAGAAAAACCTGTTCCCGCACCGACGCCGGCGACAGCACCGCAAGAAGCGGAGGAAGCGCCGGAACCTATTGTGCGCGTCGCGCCACTGTATCCTGCCCGCGCCGTCCGTAACCGTATTGAAGGATATGTAGATTTACGTTTTCGGATCGATAAGGCCGGCCAGCCGAAAGATATTGAGGTGGTTGAATCGTCACCCGCAGGGGTTGTCGATCGCGCTGTAATTCGAGCCGTAGAGCAATGGCGGTATGAACCTATTGAGCACGCCGAAGTTACAATGCGTATCGACATGAAGCTTGGGAATGAATAACAAAAAATATTTTATGTTTTTCGTAAAATAATTATTGCTTTCCGAAATAATCAGGTCTATCTTTGTTCTAACTTTAAAAGTGGAGACAAAAGATGGACTCGAATTCATTTAAACCCGCAGGTATTGCTGCCATCGCACTTGCAGTGCTATTTCCTATTTATTGGCTATATGTAGTGAGCTTTTCAGCTACTTATGAGGGTGAGTTTTGGCTCGAATTTGAGCAACTGAACTTGTGGGATTTACTTTTTGTAGTGATCGGCGCGCTAGAAATTTGGGTGTATTTGGCATTTAGAAAACTAGTAAGCTACCAGTTAAATGGAAGTTTACTTTCTATTTTATTGTTAATTATGGTCGGCCTCGTTGGATTGTTTCATGCAACAGTGGTCGTTGATTTGTTTATCGCATTTGGTTTGGCGGGAGCCTTCGCCGACACCATGATCACAGTTGCCGTGACTCTGGGGCTCGTTTTTCTCTTCCTATACGCCGTGGTTGCTCTAATTTTCGCATTAGTTATGCTTAAACAGTTCACATCGCTCTCTAGCCTATTAAAAGTGTTTGCTGTTGGGCTGTTAGTCGCTTCGGTATTTCAATTTACAGTGGTACTTGGTGTGCTGAATATCTTACTTTTCCCCATACTCATGATCATTCTCTCCATCGAATTCTTTCGTGGTGAGCAATCCATTGAAGTGGTTTGAGAGCCACTTCAAGAAATGAGGAATTCAGCATGAGTATTCGAATTAATTTAGATATTGAGTTGGCGAAGAATAAAATGTCACTCACAGAGCTTTCGGAGCGTGTCGGGGTGTCTATGACGAACCTTTCCTTATTAAAAACGGGTAAGGTAAAGGCAATACGGTTCAGCACGTTAGAAGCCATTTGCCGAGAGCTTGAATGTCAGCCGGGAGATATTTTGGTGTATGAAGCTAGTTAAGGTTTTGCTTGTCTTATTATTAGCCTACATACATGGGAAGGATGGGCAAACGCGCTGACATCAGACTTCCGTGTGATTCGAATTGATTTACCGGGCTTTGGGCTTACGGGCCCGCATCCAGAGTCGAGATATGGAATTGAAGATTACGTGCGCTTTGTGGTGGCAGTATTAGACGAGCTGGAGATTGAGCAAGCGTATTTTACCCCGCAGTGTGGTGCGTTCGAGTGTTGAGAATGTTTATGGTGATCCTTCCAAAGTTACACCTGAACTCGTCGATCGCTATTACGAACTTACTTTGCGAGCGGGCAATAGAGGTGCGGTTGCAAAGCGTTTCGAACAAATGGATGGGCCTGAATTTGAATATCAAATACAAAACGTAATGCAACCCACATTGATTCTATGGGGGCAAAAAGATCGCCTCATTCCAGTCACCAACGCGCAGCGCTTTCACCAAGATATTCTTGGAAGCGAGTTGGTTGTGTTCGACAGTTTAGGTCATGTGCCGCATGAAGAGTCGCCACAACTTAAAGCCAATGTTGTCAGTAAGAACACCAATGATCGCACCGGCTGCAACACCGAGAGAACTGCCCATGGCAAGTGCCAGCCCTTGTTTATTGTCTTCTTTCATCTGTGTTAGTTCTCCGTTCAGGTTAAATAAAATTTTTTTCTGAATGAGATCAGTAAGACCGCTTACCCAACATACTCTTCAATACAGAATCTTTTCGAATTAAGCCATGGTGAAGTGCGGCGGCAATGTGTAATAGCACCAGCGCAATAAGCCCCCAAGCTACCCAAGCATGCATTTCCCGGAAGAAACTATAAGCGGAAAGGTTCACAGGAATGAGCGCAGGAAGCGTGAATAAACCAAATACTTCAATGGGGCGGCCTGCAGCGTTTTGCATGAGGTAGCCCGAAAGTGGCATCGCAAACATGGCTGCATATAACAGCACATGAGAAATATGCGCTATTTTTTTCTGTGCATGAGGCAACTCAGCGGGTAAATCTGGTTTTTCATGGGTGAGGCGAATGGTCAACCGAGCAATCACAAGAAGTAGGGCCAAAACACCGAACGATTTATGGATAGCCATTAACTCGACCTGCCAAGTTTGTAGGCTCTGTACCATACTCAAACCGGCAAATAGCAAAGACCACAAAAGAAGCGCCATCGCCCAATGAATAATACGTGCAGGCGCACTATAAACGGTCACTTTACTCATGGCTTGCATCCTCCGCTGCCCCGGTTAAAACTTCACGCGCTCTGCGCCGATAAGACTCGGCATAAGCTGCTGAGCGAGCTCTTAAAATTGGGTCGGCAGTGGCGGCCATGCCCGTAGGTAAAATAAGGGGATCGAAATTGATTTCGTTGCAGGCACTACCCGCCTGATCGCTTACGTTGCGAATAAATAATTGGCCCGCAACTCTCTGCGGGCGATTCTCAGGCCATGGTTTCGTTGGGTCGTTCTCATTATCGGAATCAGAGGCTAACGTGAAAACAAAGTCAAATACGACGGCTCCTTCATTCACACGCGCTCTAAATTCCTCTTCAAGTGCTTCAGGGTTCTCAGCATCCAGTTCGGTGAGGGCTTCTGTCGGTGTGACCGCTGCGGGCACAGCCGCCCAGCGAGTTGCTATTTTTGCACCCTGTTCGTTTACTAAATAGAATGCGTTGATACTATGGTAGCGTTCAGTTGCGAAACTTTGTGAGGGAGTGTATCCCGCTTGCCATTCACGGAATGCTTGCGTTTCAGGGTGGTTGGCAAAGAACGCTTGAATACGTTCGGGGTTTCTTTGGCCTGTTTCCGGATCGGGAGAGATTGCAATAATTTGCTCGTAAAAGGCTTCTGGTGTACCTACCGCCATAACCGGAGGAGTATTCATTGCTGTGCGCCAGGTATCGCTGCCTGAACCAAAGCTTAACGCTAAACTCCGAACTGGAGCGCGCATATCGGGTGCCGTCGGGTTATTGCCAGCAATTGAAATACGGCCTGTAAAGGGCGTGGAACCCGCGGCAAACACTTCAGCGCTAGAAAATTCCGTAAGGCTGCCGTTGGCAACGAACTCACCCGCAATACAAAAGCCTTTCGCATGGGCGCGGCGGAAGCCGGCATGGGGGTTCCCGCCTTCTTGCAAATTCACGAACTTTTGAGCGGTTACGTAAGATTGTCCAACGCCTGAGTTCACAGCCCAAACAGCAACGCCTAGAACGCCTACAACCAGTGCAATTGCTCCATATCGCAGCAACATGAATGCCCCTCTCTTATTTTTTGATCAACCGACTACATATGCGCAGCATGACCTTAAAGATCACTAAAGTATAGCTGTTATCTGTGTTTGTATTGCGTTGGGCAATAGCCGCGATCGACTTCTTTTGGTCGCATTGCTTTATGTTTGGTGTTTCTACCACTTACGCGAGCCCGCCAGTTTTTGAAAGCCTTGGGTTTAAGTTCTGCGCGCATGAGTTTAATAACCTCAGGTTCAGGCAGGCCGTAAAGCGCCTCTATCGCCTCGAAAGGGGTGCGGTCCTCCCATGCCATTTCAATGACACGCGACACGTCGGCCTCGGTAAATGATCGCTGCTTCTCGTTCATACGTAACTCTTTTAAAGAAACTCTTCATGGTAAGAACGTAATTATGCTGAAAAAAGAGCAAAAAAATTCCTTAAACAAGCAACAGCAGGAGCTTGCTAAGTTCGATACGTTGGCGCGTGAGTGGTGGGACCCGAATGGTAAGTTCAAACATGTGCTCGCCTTTAATGCGGCGCGCTTGGCAGTGTTGCAACAGGAGATCATGAAACACTTTTCGTTGCAAGACAGCGAGAAGCCATTGCAAGGCATCAGAATTCTCGACATCGGTTGCGGCGGCGGATTGCTCAGTGAGCCCTTAGCAGCGCTCGGTGCAGACGTATTGGGTATCGACGGCAGCGAAATGAGTATCGAGGTAGCAAGGGCACACGAAGCACAATCGGGTGTTGCGGTTTCTTATGAGCACTGTCTCGCCGAAGAGCTCGTTTCCCGAGGCTTTGCGCCGTTCGACGTAGTATTAAATACCGAAGTGATCGAGCATGTGGAGGATCAACAAGCGTTGATCGACACCTGCTGTGCGCTTTGTAAGCCCAATGGTTTACTTTTACTTGCAACACTAAATCGTACATTTAAAGCTTGGCTTTTCGGTATTGTAGGAGCCGAATACGTATTGAGATTGTTACCCAGAGGCACACATGATTGGCGTTATTTCGTTACACCGAGCGATTTTAAAAATATGCTTGAATTAAACGACTTTAAGATTCGT
This genomic interval from Idiomarinaceae bacterium HL-53 contains the following:
- a CDS encoding iron complex transport system substrate-binding protein; translated protein: MKAVALTLLLFSLLFSMASQAQPRVVVTGGTLTEIVFALDGDALVVATDTSSMYPPEVSDLPKVGYYRELAAEGVLAQQPTAVWALEGTGSEQTLAQISATGTEVKRFTKPYTVDGLFELIEEVGIALERTDAAQSLIQHIRAGMPSKPEAAIGSALFLLQASERGIVVAGEETVPNLLFAHAGVSNLAEHQGFKPLTMEFLALNQPDFLVAPAHVVNAAGGRTQFCEQSVLRFVAAARECRLLVLDSLLALGMTPRLSHAISEISEFANARKGRIL
- a CDS encoding iron complex transport system permease protein — encoded protein: MHAKAAFYNRIVFIAFIAVAISAGLAISSGPVLTDWRLMFAGWAPGEWAGINEVHLQVAYEIRLPRLLLGLAVGCVLAQAGTATQTLCRNPLADPSLIGISAGAATFALIVIALGTQIGLEGDLWITGAAFIGALIATVLVYKLSDGPQGLNIATVLLAGIAINAMAAAVIGVLSYFASDDALRLMTFWQMGSLAGVTWDRLPFGFMCMGLSSFMLWYRRKAINTLLLGEQQASYLGVDTTRLKREIIIWVALGVGGAVALTGMIGFIGLVIPHIARMLVGAPISRLMPLAMLLGAGVLVVADWVARWVVAPAEMPIGIITALLGAPFFIYLLLQQKRRLHA
- a CDS encoding iron complex transport system ATP-binding protein, producing MRDDFLKVSNLVVRRGQRVIVKECNFEFTHGQFVAVIGENGAGKSTLLKALAGDLSYQGKIQFAGDELTQWSSLDLASRRAVMEQHAFAPPGLSVLELVAMGRYWCMEPEHQSVSTAYKWLEKLQLEHYTHNELNELSGGEQQRAHLARCMAQLDHEAFGTQVNGMLLLDEPTAALDIYYQHLCLQQAKQFAQQRNLVIAIMHDLNLASLYADQILLLHQGERCACGIPSDVLEAERLSDLYRQPMHVVQHPKLNVPMIFSEPQFSLNAGNSC
- a CDS encoding TonB family C-terminal domain-containing protein, which encodes MTKQSFCLIIALSGLIFASSGIQAMQEKPVPAPTPATAPQEAEEAPEPIVRVAPLYPARAVRNRIEGYVDLRFRIDKAGQPKDIEVVESSPAGVVDRAVIRAVEQWRYEPIEHAEVTMRIDMKLGNE
- a CDS encoding putative transcriptional regulator — translated: MSIRINLDIELAKNKMSLTELSERVGVSMTNLSLLKTGKVKAIRFSTLEAICRELECQPGDILVYEAS
- a CDS encoding cytochrome b561, which encodes MSKVTVYSAPARIIHWAMALLLWSLLFAGLSMVQSLQTWQVELMAIHKSFGVLALLLVIARLTIRLTHEKPDLPAELPHAQKKIAHISHVLLYAAMFAMPLSGYLMQNAAGRPIEVFGLFTLPALIPVNLSAYSFFREMHAWVAWGLIALVLLHIAAALHHGLIRKDSVLKSMLGKRSY
- a CDS encoding catalase, translating into MLLRYGAIALVVGVLGVAVWAVNSGVGQSYVTAQKFVNLQEGGNPHAGFRRAHAKGFCIAGEFVANGSLTEFSSAEVFAAGSTPFTGRISIAGNNPTAPDMRAPVRSLALSFGSGSDTWRTAMNTPPVMAVGTPEAFYEQIIAISPDPETGQRNPERIQAFFANHPETQAFREWQAGYTPSQSFATERYHSINAFYLVNEQGAKIATRWAAVPAAVTPTEALTELDAENPEALEEEFRARVNEGAVVFDFVFTLASDSDNENDPTKPWPENRPQRVAGQLFIRNVSDQAGSACNEINFDPLILPTGMAATADPILRARSAAYAESYRRRAREVLTGAAEDASHE
- a CDS encoding TIGR03643 family protein; translation: MNEKQRSFTEADVSRVIEMAWEDRTPFEAIEALYGLPEPEVIKLMRAELKPKAFKNWRARVSGRNTKHKAMRPKEVDRGYCPTQYKHR
- a CDS encoding 3-demethylubiquinone-9 3-methyltransferase, producing the protein MLKKEQKNSLNKQQQELAKFDTLAREWWDPNGKFKHVLAFNAARLAVLQQEIMKHFSLQDSEKPLQGIRILDIGCGGGLLSEPLAALGADVLGIDGSEMSIEVARAHEAQSGVAVSYEHCLAEELVSRGFAPFDVVLNTEVIEHVEDQQALIDTCCALCKPNGLLLLATLNRTFKAWLFGIVGAEYVLRLLPRGTHDWRYFVTPSDFKNMLELNDFKIRSTHGLVFNPFTKVWKNSTDVRVNYMLSAVRNT